One Spirochaeta cellobiosiphila DSM 17781 DNA window includes the following coding sequences:
- a CDS encoding AraC family transcriptional regulator, giving the protein MKVKPNKTIDFPVFFIYFKTMENVLPLNIGLTHNPYYPDVELKWGRDQYSRHTHIHQTWSLSYVLHGSTRVSIGTFEGELKSNQFVAIPSGIPHLCSPDENNPFSFVVLYLPIEYLDEQIGDWTNPRIGRMDSATLFDFIDPFILLKTKKEIRNHTKRLKLLLYNSSSPLDSKWGENLLHRGRDPHIKPAKLSRFQRYRFTRKLFGIGHKKLDTIEKMEQAKKLLNDGQDLVDVALICGFYDQSHFTKVFKAYTGLTPSQYLKR; this is encoded by the coding sequence ATGAAAGTAAAACCAAATAAGACTATAGATTTTCCTGTTTTTTTTATATATTTTAAAACGATGGAAAATGTCCTGCCTTTAAATATAGGTCTAACACATAATCCTTACTATCCGGATGTTGAACTTAAATGGGGACGAGATCAGTATTCAAGGCACACTCATATTCATCAAACCTGGTCGTTAAGTTATGTTCTCCATGGTTCTACGAGAGTCTCAATAGGTACTTTTGAAGGGGAATTAAAGTCAAATCAGTTTGTGGCTATTCCTTCAGGTATTCCCCATTTGTGTTCCCCTGATGAGAATAACCCTTTTAGTTTTGTTGTCCTTTACTTACCTATTGAATATCTGGATGAACAAATAGGGGATTGGACCAATCCGAGAATTGGTAGAATGGATTCGGCTACACTATTTGATTTCATTGATCCTTTCATATTATTAAAAACAAAGAAAGAAATTAGGAATCATACCAAGAGATTGAAACTTCTTCTGTATAATAGTAGTTCTCCTTTAGATTCCAAGTGGGGTGAGAATCTATTACATAGGGGTAGAGATCCTCATATTAAACCTGCCAAGTTAAGCCGTTTCCAACGTTATCGTTTCACTCGTAAGCTTTTTGGTATTGGACATAAAAAGCTAGATACAATAGAGAAAATGGAACAGGCTAAAAAACTACTAAATGACGGACAAGATCTGGTGGATGTCGCTTTAATTTGTGGATTTTATGATCAAAGTCATTTCACTAAGGTCTTTAAAGCTTATACAGGATTAACTCCCAGTCAGTACTTAAAAAGGTAG
- a CDS encoding phosphotransferase family protein: MNSISKVNLSDKKLTSLIHKNFGPHINILNVKENTQGWFNALYDICLDNDQKVFLKIAPPDHIPVLRYEQQLLITEIEVLELLANYPDIPSPKVLSIDFDREVIDSDYFIMESLPGESLSSCHQSFDIETLKNIERQKGRINRSLNKITGTNFGMYGKQHKKYQTWGEAFLEMVDNILADAYDFKAKLIWPQTDIRELFIQHKSLFDQVKVPSLVHWDLHDGNVMVNASGQITGIIDCDRALWGDASIEYYFNQIYPSSDDFYSGYGIDRPNSEDFIIKRQLYDLYLTLIFVTECESRKITDKDHRSWAKDCLSTQLKKLS, translated from the coding sequence ATGAACAGTATTTCTAAAGTAAACCTGAGCGATAAGAAGCTTACCTCTCTTATTCATAAAAACTTCGGCCCTCACATCAATATATTAAATGTAAAAGAAAATACCCAAGGTTGGTTTAATGCCTTATATGATATCTGCCTGGATAATGACCAAAAGGTGTTTCTCAAAATTGCACCACCTGATCATATCCCTGTTCTTCGGTACGAGCAGCAATTATTGATAACAGAAATCGAAGTTTTAGAATTATTGGCAAATTACCCCGATATCCCCTCCCCCAAAGTTCTATCGATCGATTTTGACAGAGAAGTTATTGATTCAGACTACTTCATCATGGAAAGTTTACCAGGCGAATCCCTATCCTCATGTCATCAAAGCTTTGATATAGAAACCCTTAAAAATATTGAACGGCAAAAAGGTCGAATTAATAGATCCCTTAATAAAATAACAGGTACTAATTTTGGAATGTATGGCAAGCAGCATAAGAAATATCAAACATGGGGGGAAGCCTTTCTGGAAATGGTTGATAATATCTTAGCCGATGCCTATGACTTCAAGGCAAAGCTCATTTGGCCGCAAACAGATATTAGGGAACTGTTTATTCAACACAAAAGTCTCTTTGATCAGGTTAAGGTTCCCTCTTTAGTACATTGGGATCTACATGATGGCAATGTAATGGTTAATGCAAGTGGTCAGATAACAGGTATCATAGATTGTGATAGAGCCCTATGGGGCGATGCCTCTATAGAATATTATTTCAACCAGATATACCCATCCTCGGATGACTTTTATTCGGGATATGGCATAGATAGGCCGAATTCAGAAGATTTCATCATTAAGAGGCAACTCTATGATTTATATCTTACCTTAATATTTGTTACAGAATGTGAATCAAGGAAGATTACAGATAAAGATCATAGGAGCTGGGCAAAGGATTGTTTATCTACCCAGCTCAAAAAACTATCTTAA
- a CDS encoding DUF2000 domain-containing protein: MKIAIIINNNLPIGLITNTASVLGISLGRTFPEIVRETVNDAQGNEYAGITSLNIPILSATGDKIKEIVSTARLEDDLTLIPFTEVAQRSRDYDSYKEDISKISPDNVSYSGIAIVGSNKKVARYTGSLPLLR; encoded by the coding sequence ATGAAGATAGCCATAATAATAAATAACAATTTGCCCATAGGGCTAATAACAAATACCGCTTCCGTATTGGGTATATCATTAGGTCGAACCTTTCCAGAAATTGTTCGGGAAACGGTTAATGACGCTCAGGGTAATGAGTATGCTGGAATAACAAGCCTAAATATTCCCATTTTATCAGCTACTGGTGATAAGATAAAAGAGATTGTTTCTACAGCGAGATTAGAAGATGATCTCACTCTCATTCCTTTTACTGAAGTAGCTCAAAGAAGTAGAGACTATGATTCCTATAAGGAAGATATTTCGAAAATATCGCCTGATAATGTATCTTATAGTGGAATAGCCATTGTCGGTTCTAATAAAAAGGTGGCTCGCTATACAGGTTCTCTTCCTCTATTAAGATAA
- a CDS encoding DUF5680 domain-containing protein, with the protein MNIGKRIQELRVKIGFTQEQLADKLGLSRQSIAKWEHNDSTPDINNLIELSNLFNIPIDYIVKGPNPYQSYKSASSENLDDIKNFLCTAKKNTYAGNGSEIKSCRPLAHDLLYEEENLSYLDSYFGGEKFIGEEVLYLNSISYWAMNYSGHVLDGHFSGDFLKECLALVSPSRPYRGPEIYQKGHFTYYCHIEGDFEWFQGDECIYFNSVKVYKCIFHGGLIK; encoded by the coding sequence ATGAATATCGGAAAAAGAATACAGGAATTACGAGTTAAAATAGGATTCACACAAGAACAGCTAGCTGACAAGTTAGGACTCTCAAGACAATCTATCGCAAAATGGGAACATAATGATTCTACTCCTGATATAAACAATCTCATTGAGTTGAGTAATCTATTCAATATTCCCATTGATTATATTGTGAAAGGTCCCAATCCTTACCAAAGCTATAAATCTGCCAGTTCAGAGAATCTTGATGATATTAAGAATTTTCTATGTACTGCCAAGAAAAATACCTATGCTGGGAATGGTTCAGAAATAAAGTCCTGTAGACCTTTAGCACATGATTTACTCTATGAAGAGGAGAATCTGTCCTATCTGGATTCCTATTTTGGTGGAGAAAAGTTCATAGGTGAGGAAGTCCTCTATCTTAACTCAATATCCTATTGGGCTATGAATTATTCAGGTCATGTACTGGATGGCCATTTTTCAGGTGATTTTCTCAAAGAATGTCTAGCTTTAGTGAGCCCTTCTCGTCCCTATAGAGGCCCCGAAATCTATCAAAAGGGACATTTTACTTATTATTGTCATATTGAAGGAGACTTTGAATGGTTCCAGGGGGATGAGTGTATATACTTTAATTCTGTAAAAGTTTATAAGTGTATATTCCATGGTGGTTTAATTAAATAA
- a CDS encoding GNAT family N-acetyltransferase, whose amino-acid sequence MSLLLQADPNEDLVCRYLKTGSCYVTEIENEIVAVILIMTTKKGTMEIMNLSVREDWQNKGIGKQLILHVIDDIKKLKDIRTIEIGTGNPGAIQMLLYQKCGFRIVGIDFDFFRRNYPEPIYENGIECRDMIRLRMDIR is encoded by the coding sequence ATGTCCTTATTACTTCAAGCAGATCCCAATGAAGACTTGGTATGTCGTTACCTGAAAACAGGAAGTTGTTATGTAACCGAGATAGAGAATGAAATTGTAGCTGTTATACTCATAATGACCACAAAAAAAGGCACAATGGAAATAATGAATCTGTCTGTGAGAGAAGACTGGCAGAATAAAGGTATTGGCAAACAACTTATTTTACACGTAATAGATGATATTAAGAAGTTGAAAGACATTAGAACTATAGAGATAGGAACAGGTAATCCTGGAGCTATTCAAATGCTTTTATACCAAAAGTGTGGATTTCGCATTGTTGGTATCGATTTTGATTTTTTCCGTCGAAATTATCCAGAACCTATTTATGAAAATGGAATAGAATGTCGTGATATGATTAGACTTCGTATGGATATAAGATAA
- a CDS encoding serine hydrolase domain-containing protein — translation MTNQHCSSPAILLIGLLIGSLSIILSGCQHSSKNMEDTKNKTSSAQLIQAIVEEAQIPAFAYVIINNNKIMDMKAIGTTVHQGEQPVTLDSAFHIGSNTKSFTALLAGIGVDRGLLNWESNIGDELSEIFSEIPQPYKTITLRQLLSHSSGVPSIPPNKQWLGYFSSHAPSPEQRKQMITDTFTLDIRFDPGTKSEYSNMGVVIAATMIERAFGTNWEDLVVQLIFTPLSIDSGGFGPPALDKGVEEPWGHREKAISPQSIYADNPRGLNPAGRIHMSIRDSAQYAQLWLNNGTPLVSKEVFEEITSVHMDNYALGWIRIEQDPHYILTHDGSNSNFYSRFTLIPDEGFGLVLLANKGDLTQVFDKIQQIIISDYR, via the coding sequence ATGACCAACCAACATTGTTCATCACCAGCAATATTACTTATAGGGTTACTCATAGGATCATTAAGTATCATATTGTCAGGCTGTCAACACAGCTCTAAGAATATGGAAGATACAAAGAATAAAACATCTTCAGCACAACTTATTCAAGCTATTGTGGAAGAAGCACAAATACCAGCATTTGCCTATGTGATTATAAATAACAATAAAATCATGGACATGAAAGCAATAGGAACAACAGTACACCAGGGTGAACAGCCAGTGACCCTAGACAGTGCTTTTCACATTGGTTCAAACACTAAGTCCTTTACAGCTCTTTTGGCGGGAATAGGGGTTGACCGAGGCTTGCTAAATTGGGAAAGTAACATAGGAGATGAACTTTCTGAGATTTTTTCAGAGATTCCCCAGCCCTACAAGACCATCACACTAAGACAACTACTGAGCCACTCTTCTGGGGTGCCTTCTATCCCACCGAACAAACAATGGTTAGGATATTTTAGCTCCCATGCACCTTCACCAGAACAACGAAAACAGATGATAACTGATACTTTTACATTAGACATCCGTTTTGATCCTGGTACCAAGAGTGAATACTCAAACATGGGAGTGGTTATCGCGGCAACAATGATAGAAAGAGCCTTTGGAACAAACTGGGAGGATTTAGTTGTTCAGCTCATATTTACCCCCCTTTCAATTGACTCTGGTGGTTTTGGACCTCCAGCATTGGATAAAGGTGTCGAAGAACCCTGGGGACATCGAGAGAAAGCAATTTCACCTCAATCGATATATGCCGATAACCCTCGTGGTTTAAATCCGGCTGGACGGATTCACATGAGTATCCGTGATTCAGCTCAGTACGCTCAACTTTGGCTTAACAATGGCACTCCTTTGGTTTCAAAGGAAGTTTTTGAAGAAATCACTAGTGTTCATATGGATAACTATGCTCTTGGTTGGATTCGTATAGAACAAGACCCCCATTACATTTTAACACATGATGGATCAAACAGTAATTTCTATTCACGCTTTACCCTCATACCAGATGAAGGATTTGGTCTTGTTCTACTAGCCAATAAAGGAGATCTTACCCAGGTATTTGATAAAATTCAACAGATCATAATATCAGATTATAGATAA
- a CDS encoding DUF6500 family protein has product MRAQLREKIIQVCNSKIEAKGDNVGLSFYAFFANKNNDPDLLMEAATWWIKTHELDHFEKAVKIKEMVILEGGS; this is encoded by the coding sequence TTGAGAGCACAACTTAGAGAAAAAATAATACAGGTTTGTAATAGTAAGATCGAAGCTAAAGGGGATAATGTTGGATTATCCTTTTATGCTTTTTTTGCTAATAAAAACAATGATCCTGATCTTTTGATGGAGGCGGCTACTTGGTGGATTAAGACTCATGAATTGGATCATTTTGAGAAAGCTGTTAAAATCAAAGAAATGGTGATCCTAGAGGGGGGCTCTTGA
- a CDS encoding amino acid permease, with protein sequence MKRTLGFVSIFCISSGAMISSGLFVLPGLAYVNAGSAVFISYLIAGLIALTTVLSLSELITAMPMVGGDYFYVSRSLGPLFGTVSGLLSWLALSLKSAFAIIGISELVYLAFAIDLRVTALVLTLLFSIINLFGVKEAVRFQIALVIMLIVILLSFFVKGVPQVDLSFYRPFMEKGFNSLISTAGFVFVSFGGILTTASIAGEVIHPKRNVPLGLISATVIVTLLYGTIIFVVVGTVPSQELSGSLSPIALAAQKMGGQVLFYLVALASLLAFITTANGGILTASRYPVALAQDGMFPQLVTKLTKRGKSPFVAIILTGFLIGISVLLDLTLLIKAASTVILLSNIFAHLSVIIMRESNVSNYRPSYRSPFYPWLQILGIMVFIFLIADMGIVPVLISLLFVFVGVFIYFLRRGSLEHSSPALIHLVERITNKDLVTEGLGSELRKIIEDRDGIILNELDEVIDTSAFWEVDGHVQIEDIWFSIATTIHDKLLPDLSPEYIVSLLKEREEESSTAISSFVAIPHMIFEGKNTLKVLMIRAREGIYFDEFHNNVKAVFVLLGTKDCRNLHLRSLAAIAQVMQHARFEGQWLKAKGHEDLKDILILNQNRHRYT encoded by the coding sequence ATGAAAAGAACATTAGGCTTTGTTAGTATTTTCTGCATTTCTTCAGGAGCTATGATTAGCTCAGGTCTATTTGTCTTACCTGGTTTAGCCTATGTTAATGCTGGCTCAGCTGTATTCATCTCTTATTTGATCGCTGGCCTTATCGCCCTGACCACTGTGTTGAGCTTATCAGAATTAATTACTGCCATGCCCATGGTGGGGGGGGATTATTTTTATGTATCCCGATCTTTAGGTCCTCTTTTCGGAACCGTATCAGGGTTGTTAAGCTGGTTAGCCCTTTCCCTAAAAAGTGCCTTTGCTATCATAGGTATCTCTGAATTGGTATACCTGGCTTTTGCTATTGACTTGCGTGTTACTGCATTAGTGTTAACTTTGCTTTTCTCTATAATTAATTTATTTGGGGTCAAAGAAGCTGTTCGTTTCCAAATCGCTCTTGTCATTATGTTAATCGTGATACTACTTAGTTTTTTTGTGAAAGGGGTTCCTCAAGTCGATTTATCTTTTTATAGACCTTTTATGGAGAAGGGATTTAACTCTCTTATATCAACAGCTGGTTTTGTTTTTGTTTCCTTTGGCGGCATATTGACCACTGCCAGTATTGCTGGGGAGGTTATTCATCCTAAACGGAATGTTCCCCTTGGTCTGATATCTGCTACTGTGATTGTTACCTTGTTATATGGAACCATTATTTTTGTTGTGGTTGGTACTGTTCCTTCTCAGGAGCTATCCGGTTCCTTATCTCCCATCGCCTTAGCCGCTCAAAAGATGGGAGGACAAGTTCTCTTCTATTTAGTAGCCTTAGCTTCCTTACTGGCTTTTATTACAACCGCAAATGGTGGTATTCTCACAGCTTCAAGATATCCTGTCGCTTTAGCTCAGGATGGGATGTTTCCCCAGCTGGTGACAAAGTTAACCAAAAGAGGAAAATCTCCTTTTGTTGCTATTATTCTAACAGGTTTTCTGATTGGAATATCAGTTCTGTTAGATTTGACCTTACTAATTAAAGCTGCTTCTACAGTTATTTTATTATCCAATATATTTGCCCATCTCTCTGTTATCATCATGAGAGAAAGTAATGTCAGCAATTATAGACCGTCTTACCGCAGTCCCTTTTATCCCTGGTTACAAATATTAGGTATTATGGTATTTATCTTTTTGATTGCAGATATGGGCATCGTTCCTGTTCTTATTAGTTTATTGTTTGTTTTTGTCGGTGTTTTTATATACTTCCTTCGAAGAGGATCTTTGGAACATAGTTCTCCTGCATTAATTCATCTTGTAGAACGAATCACCAATAAAGACCTTGTTACGGAAGGATTAGGATCGGAATTAAGAAAAATTATAGAAGACAGAGATGGTATTATCCTCAATGAGCTAGATGAGGTGATTGATACCTCTGCCTTTTGGGAAGTCGATGGACATGTTCAAATTGAGGATATCTGGTTTAGCATTGCAACCACCATACATGACAAATTACTGCCGGACTTATCACCAGAATACATTGTCAGCTTATTAAAGGAAAGAGAAGAAGAAAGTAGTACTGCCATCAGTTCCTTTGTTGCTATCCCTCATATGATTTTTGAAGGTAAAAATACTTTGAAAGTTCTGATGATACGAGCAAGAGAAGGGATTTATTTTGATGAATTCCATAATAACGTCAAAGCCGTATTTGTTTTATTAGGAACGAAGGATTGTCGTAATTTACATCTCCGTTCATTAGCTGCTATTGCTCAAGTTATGCAGCATGCCCGATTTGAAGGGCAATGGCTCAAAGCCAAAGGTCATGAAGATTTAAAAGATATTTTAATTCTGAATCAAAATCGACATCGATATACTTAA
- a CDS encoding flavodoxin domain-containing protein → MESISTIYFSPTGTTKQILTAIAEGMDRKDYKQLDITHSALNSSVEGIVLIGAPVYAGRLPTDFVDRLKSVKLDHCLCVLVVVYGNRAFDDALLELKDMVALKGGHIIGASAFIGEHSLSDDAHPIAPGRPDIQDLNIAREFGKKIKNSPIDKIADIVVPGNRPYRELNPKNEVVIITDESKCTHCHDCINVCPVGAIPKDNPLITDGNLCLRCCACIKTCAFSARELKDEMSINIRQKLYINCQERQEPELFLA, encoded by the coding sequence ATGGAATCAATAAGTACTATTTATTTCTCACCTACTGGAACTACCAAACAAATACTGACGGCCATCGCGGAAGGTATGGACAGAAAAGACTATAAACAACTGGATATAACCCATAGTGCATTGAACTCTTCTGTTGAAGGAATTGTTTTGATAGGTGCTCCAGTGTATGCAGGACGTTTACCTACTGATTTTGTTGATAGATTAAAATCAGTCAAACTTGATCATTGCCTATGCGTACTGGTTGTTGTTTATGGTAATAGAGCCTTTGATGATGCTTTACTAGAGCTTAAGGATATGGTGGCACTCAAAGGTGGTCATATTATAGGCGCTTCTGCCTTTATCGGAGAACATTCCCTTTCTGATGATGCTCATCCAATAGCCCCGGGTCGACCGGATATTCAAGACCTTAACATCGCTAGAGAGTTTGGCAAAAAGATTAAGAATAGTCCTATCGATAAGATAGCTGATATTGTTGTCCCCGGTAATCGTCCCTATCGTGAATTGAATCCTAAGAATGAAGTTGTCATCATAACGGATGAGTCAAAATGTACACATTGCCATGACTGTATAAATGTATGTCCTGTAGGGGCTATTCCTAAGGATAATCCATTGATTACAGATGGTAATCTTTGTTTACGATGTTGTGCTTGTATAAAAACATGTGCGTTCAGTGCAAGAGAATTAAAAGATGAAATGAGTATTAATATCAGACAAAAACTTTATATCAATTGTCAAGAAAGACAGGAACCAGAATTGTTTTTAGCTTGA
- a CDS encoding response regulator transcription factor: protein MENDVDDLSTITNVISDYTKYFQICGTGQTCYESPELCAELKPDLIIMNQDLPGMSRIDPIGQIKNILPKTVFILLTSSEEDITNIKNKQENIFAQLSKPLRKENFLQTMGQVSIYLNGIRESIRIGVKKAQLEYDNQISTIRKILSKALWSNISVDMWNQFKKLTGINTDKVQILLVGFERDKDMDKERLFALLKDLASRMMAYGACPSLLVGQRLIFLLPETNDSLSATEKIKEIAGSAPYEWIITEGRYYSYKDINQAYLEAIRHYKNDSPWFPFQAWYRDQLRCLLSLLQQDSWEKFDQFFVDFQQNIRERVPFSLFINHMTECYILIFSSMRYFDPSYDRELVNPSDDMAVIQTEDQWEQWNIYGLEIIHAMWQNNRSLKISKPLRNALDYIEANYTSSIFLGKVADACHISSGYLSHLFSEQLNTTFVDYLNNYRINRAIDLIRDKKLTIKEVAFQIGYKDPNYFSRIFKKHRGINPSELV from the coding sequence ATTGAGAATGATGTTGATGATCTATCCACAATAACAAATGTGATCAGTGATTATACAAAATATTTTCAAATCTGTGGCACTGGTCAAACTTGTTATGAATCTCCTGAACTATGTGCTGAGTTAAAACCGGATCTTATCATTATGAATCAGGATCTCCCAGGAATGAGCCGCATTGATCCCATTGGTCAGATCAAAAATATTCTTCCCAAAACTGTTTTTATTTTACTAACATCCTCCGAAGAGGACATTACGAACATAAAGAATAAGCAGGAGAATATTTTTGCTCAATTGAGTAAACCCTTAAGAAAAGAAAATTTTCTTCAAACCATGGGACAGGTCAGTATCTATCTAAATGGTATAAGAGAATCGATCCGTATAGGTGTAAAAAAAGCTCAATTAGAATATGACAATCAAATATCAACAATACGTAAGATCTTAAGTAAAGCCCTGTGGTCCAATATTTCTGTAGATATGTGGAATCAGTTTAAAAAACTAACAGGAATCAATACTGACAAAGTCCAAATTCTTCTTGTCGGTTTCGAAAGAGACAAGGATATGGATAAGGAAAGGCTTTTTGCTTTGCTTAAAGATCTGGCTAGCCGAATGATGGCCTATGGTGCCTGTCCCTCTCTTCTGGTAGGACAAAGACTAATTTTTCTCCTTCCTGAGACTAACGATTCCTTAAGTGCAACAGAAAAGATTAAGGAAATAGCCGGTTCTGCACCCTATGAATGGATTATAACGGAAGGCAGATACTATAGCTATAAAGATATTAACCAAGCTTATCTGGAAGCCATTCGTCATTATAAGAATGATTCTCCCTGGTTTCCCTTTCAGGCTTGGTATCGGGATCAATTACGTTGTCTCCTTTCTCTTCTTCAACAAGACTCATGGGAAAAGTTTGACCAATTCTTTGTTGATTTCCAGCAGAATATAAGGGAACGAGTTCCCTTTTCCCTATTTATCAATCATATGACCGAGTGCTATATCCTGATCTTTTCTTCTATGAGGTACTTTGATCCTTCCTATGATAGGGAATTAGTTAATCCAAGTGATGACATGGCGGTTATCCAAACTGAGGATCAATGGGAACAATGGAATATCTATGGTTTAGAAATCATCCATGCCATGTGGCAGAATAATCGTAGTCTAAAGATAAGCAAACCCCTACGTAATGCTCTGGATTATATTGAAGCCAATTACACTTCCTCTATTTTTCTGGGAAAGGTGGCTGATGCCTGCCATATATCTTCTGGGTATTTAAGCCATTTGTTTTCAGAACAATTGAATACAACCTTTGTGGATTATCTTAATAACTACCGTATTAATCGGGCTATTGATCTGATCAGAGATAAAAAGTTGACTATTAAAGAAGTGGCTTTTCAAATTGGTTATAAGGATCCGAATTACTTTAGTAGAATCTTTAAAAAACACAGAGGTATTAATCCCTCTGAATTGGTATAG
- a CDS encoding sugar-binding protein — MKKILLSSFCLSLILTAGIYGNGQNEGMLDIGLAMPETHVERWQNDGASLVEEATAKGYKAEVAFGDADQSKQNQQIQDFITKGAKLLVIGSVNEGVGSVVSDAAREGIEVIAYDRLIVNSADYDYYITFDNFKVGQFQGKGIVEGLKLDSATQTKYITLFAGSPTDNNANFFFDGAMSVLKPYIESGVLKVVGPAPMSSMDKSNFTKIATENWRADVAKARMENLLNNDAKDVVLDAVLAPNDTLARAIIEACMTDAKYDSTEKLPVVTGQDGEVASVKYIRDGKQYMTVFKDTRQLAKAAILLADAIIKDQTPNIPGARMDTTSYNTGKKVVKSFLLEPIMVTKDNYKKVFIDSGYYSADELQ, encoded by the coding sequence ATGAAAAAAATTCTACTAAGTTCTTTCTGTTTATCCTTGATTCTAACGGCTGGGATCTATGGAAATGGACAAAATGAAGGAATGTTAGACATTGGTTTGGCTATGCCCGAAACTCATGTTGAAAGATGGCAGAACGATGGGGCATCCCTCGTTGAAGAAGCAACAGCCAAGGGATATAAAGCAGAAGTTGCCTTTGGTGATGCTGATCAAAGTAAACAAAATCAGCAAATACAGGACTTTATTACTAAAGGAGCGAAGCTTCTTGTTATAGGATCTGTAAATGAAGGTGTAGGTTCTGTTGTTTCTGATGCGGCTAGAGAAGGAATCGAGGTTATTGCCTATGATAGACTTATCGTCAATTCAGCAGACTATGATTATTATATAACCTTTGATAACTTCAAGGTTGGTCAATTCCAGGGAAAAGGAATTGTAGAAGGTCTTAAATTAGACAGTGCTACTCAAACTAAGTACATCACATTATTTGCCGGTTCACCAACTGACAATAATGCTAATTTCTTCTTTGATGGAGCAATGTCTGTTCTTAAACCTTATATCGAAAGCGGTGTTTTAAAGGTCGTTGGTCCAGCACCAATGTCTTCCATGGATAAGAGCAATTTTACCAAAATAGCTACAGAAAACTGGAGAGCTGATGTTGCAAAAGCTCGCATGGAAAACCTTCTTAATAATGATGCCAAAGATGTTGTTCTTGATGCTGTTCTAGCACCTAACGATACCCTGGCTCGAGCCATTATTGAAGCTTGTATGACTGATGCTAAATATGACAGCACAGAAAAACTTCCTGTTGTTACTGGACAAGATGGAGAAGTGGCTTCTGTTAAGTACATCCGTGATGGAAAACAATATATGACTGTTTTCAAAGACACACGACAACTTGCCAAAGCAGCTATCTTATTGGCTGACGCTATCATTAAAGATCAAACGCCTAATATCCCAGGTGCCCGTATGGATACTACTTCCTACAACACTGGTAAAAAGGTCGTTAAATCTTTTCTTCTTGAACCAATAATGGTTACCAAGGACAACTACAAGAAAGTTTTTATTGACTCTGGTTACTATAGCGCAGACGAACTCCAGTAA